In Colletotrichum destructivum chromosome 1, complete sequence, the sequence GCCAGTATGCTGCTGAGCACCCCAACGTAAAGCAGACGGATATCGGTGCCATGTTCGGTGTTGAAAGAAGGTAGGTTCAGGCAAGAACGCAGCCGAGGCAACAATTTTCTAACTCTGACGTCGTAGCACCGTATCTAAGGTTCTACGGAATAAGGAGAAGTATCTCAATCCAGAGGCAGACAGAAGTCAGTCTCCCGCTGGCAGGCGGCACAACAAGGGAAAGTTTCCTGATATCGACCGAGCTGTTGCCGCGTGGGTCAGAAAACAGCAACAAGCCGGCTTGACCCCGAGTGACGACGAGATTCTTGATCAAGCAAAGCACTTCTCCCGGACTACCAACGGCGCTGAAGCCAGTCTGCTAAAGTCCATCAACACCACGTGGCTGGAAAGATTCAAGCAGAGAAACATCTTGGTTTCTGGAAAGCTCTTGCGCCGAGCATCTGAAACGAACATTACGGACCACGCAAAGCTCTCTGGCTCTCCGTCCCTTGGAGCATCTGCCGTCTCACCGGCATCCCCAACAGGGCATCCGtctccgctctcggccgaTAGAAGCGACGAAGATGCCGTGCATGGTCTTGGGTTCGTCGGTTACGGGGAAGGCGGCGCATACAAGCACACCAACTCGCAAAGCACGACGTCTCTCAACAGCGCCTTGACAGACACAGGTAACTCATCCTTCTCCGGGAGTGCCCTAAGCCCGACAGCAACATTCACATTCTCTCCCGACCCCAACACTGGGCAGTTTCTTGCCAACGACCCATCCCGCCAGCTGCACGGGGGAGCTGGGTCGAACTTCCAAAGACCGAGGAGCCAGACATTCCCGACTCTCGACATTGAATACATGAACCAAGTCGGGGCAACAGAGTCAATGACTCCAAAGTACCATCCTGCTTCCACAGCACCGTCTTCCGCACTGGAATCGCCTGTCCACGAGATGGCAGCGCCGCATTTTTGTCTGGATACtgccatctcctcctcgcctcaTCTTCATCACAGCAGTAGCAACAGCAGCATGGCCGGCCGATCAACCACGACACCTGCAGGTTCTTCCCCAACGTCGCCAACTCAGGAGGATGCCCGAAAGGCCGCAGATACTCTGCTGAGCTACATCCAAAGCAACAGTGGAGGGGCGCTACTGGATCAAACCGAGtacatgatgatgataagATTGACGGAGAAGCTACGATTACAACAGCATCAGCTTGTCAAGACCGGGGCGCCTCAATCGTTGGGTATCTTGGATCGGATTCCTGAGGGAGACACTGAGATGTTGCCACAACACCCGCCCCCAATGCATCTCGAGACCAAATCCGAGCCGGTTGTGACTCAGTGATGACAACCTCTCTACTTTCTCCAACGGCTCACTACAGTACCGTCATTCTCCTTTTCCAACATAAAGTTTCTGATCTCCTTAGGCGTTTGTTTGCTTTGGTCTTGGGCAGGGTCAGGAAACGGCCGCATCGCGCATGTGTGCGTGGGCAGCGACAACAGAATAATGGACCATTATATTGGTTACCAACCTCTAGACTCGGCGAAAGTTCTGCAAAGAACGCAACCAGCTTGCCGGATCAGGTTTCGGTTTCGGGGCGGGGGCCGAAACACACATGTCATCAACGGTACCTGTTGAAAGGGATTCAGAGGTCCCAGGCATACACGCTTTCAGTCTCACGACGACCTCCAAGCCCACTTTTGATGTACTTTGAAGTCTcctacccccccccccctttttttttttcccaGCTCAGAGATGACGAGTTCGAGCGTCTCGCCTCCCTGATTACCAGTCTCACGACATTGAAATTTGGCAGAATATACCATATCGTTTATAGGGTTGGGGAGGGTTTGCATCAGACGACTTCTGTAAGGGCGACATTCTATCTTGTGTTGTTCTTTTCCTTTATTTTCCTCTTACGTTTGGAACAAAGCAACATCAATCCCATACTCAACACTACTACAATCAGCATTTTCATATACCCCAGTCACATCACCACTCCCTCAAGGGAAGAACTTTCCGCTCACGCGAACACCGAAAATTCTCCATTGCGCAGCTTTTCTATCTTTgctttcttcctcctcctcttcttttccattTCAGCTATGCCTTTTTTGTTGAACCACTTTCACAGCTACTTTAGTGCGAATTTCTGCGGGTCATTTTGTTTTCTTCGCCTTCTGGCTCCTGGTCCGATTCTTCACCGTATTGTCTCCTTTCTTTCATGCTCTCTGCATTGGAAGAATGAGGGTTCTTGGTTTGCGGCTGGATAGCCAAGCGCAGGGGTGGGATTACCCAAGGCAACCAAAGGGGGTTATGCGGCAACGGTCTCGGTCATGGATGGGTGGGCACCGGGGCACAGGTTATTATAATCGGTTAACGGCTCAGGATGATGCTGCTAAGGAGAGCAGAACATTGGGGAACACGGTTCCAAGGTGTGTGGGGGGAGAGGGctgaggatgatggggaaACAATATTGGACAAAGAGGGGTGAGAGGCACTCACTTGCCCCCCCGAGTCGTAATCAgacgggagagagaggcaatCATGCCTCTGCTTTTCgttttcctcctctccccttaGACTGCCGAAGACTCGCGTTGCCCCAGCCAGAGTACGCACGGAAAACAGAAAAAACTGGGCGGTCCCTTTTTTGCTTTTGGTTTCTAAGGGTTTAGCCCCTTAtcccttcctctctttcttcctgTAGCCTGACTGGTTTGCGACACATGAGAACACATCGattccctccctctcgctcCGTTGTCTCACCGAGCTCGCAAATTCGCGTGAGTAATCAACAAagtgaggaagagaaaaataTTACGTTGCAGCCGTCTCTGACAGAAAGGGTATCTAGAACAAGAGAAACGAATCATAAAAGGGCCATAGAATCGTAAAGTAAAAAGTCCATCATAAGCTCAGACGCTCCTCCCAGAGCTCGACAATGCCCTTTTCCGTCAGCTCAGGCATCAGCCTCACTAAAACCAGCTCCAAAACGCTATACACCAGGTGTTTGTTGCAGTACTCGTCCGagaagacgtcgaggatgCCATTCTCTATTTCGGAGAGCATCTGCCGCCAGTCGCCActctcgccgtcgctgtcaCTGAGGGTGTCGTCGTCATTATTGGCAATGCCGTCCGCTCCTTCACCACCGCCATTGTCTACCTTGCCAGAgctgccggcctcgctcACGCGGGAGGCAGTAGCAACAGTCTTCGAAGGCGGATCGGGTTGCCACCGCAAGCCAAGGCCTCGCCCGCCCAGGTAAAGGTTGGCCAGCCAGGGCGGGAGTCTGGCTAGAAGCGCGCTAGCGCACCTGCGGCGCAGGACACGCAGCTCGTCGTCAGATGAGGGGGCCACCAGCGTCGAGACGCCCGGGGCATTGTTGGGGAACAGGGCAGCACGGGTGGAGCGGAGGAGGGTCGGCAGGTATGAGGCGTCGAGGATGCGTTGGTGAATGGTGTGCGAAATGAGTCTGTATTTCGACGCGGCAAGCGCTCAATGTCAGTCCCGGGTTTGCTTCCGACTTGAAGAGTCGCAACCCCCAGTATGTGGGGGGTTGCAGGGTCTTTCATGTGTGAACTGACAAAGGAGAGAGACGATCTGCGGGAGGGGAACTAGACGAGAGGGGTTAAGAGCAAGGGAGAGCAGGCCATAGGAGAGATGAGAAGGGCTGGGTAATGGTAACACGAGAAGCGGAACAAGGATCAGACACGGCCGATGGCGAGTTTGCGGCAGTCCTCCTCACCGACAGAGACGATCCAGGTTGTAGCCTTCAGGCCTGGCAGACGAAGACACCAAACGAATACTTCGTGATCCAGTCCTGAGAAGATAACTCCAACATTCTCATATTCGCAGTGGCGGAAACGACCGGGCGTGCTAGGTGGGTAATTTTCGTCATGAAGCCGGATGGCGTGTACGACAGCAAGCCACCCACCCAATGCCCAGAGACTCAAGATGTCAACCGTGGTGCGCACTTCGTGACAACCAAGGGGAACCAGGTAATTAGCCGCTGGGCGAGGGTAAGCTATCAGCCCGTTTTCGGGACGGGTCGAGTAACTGCTTGTGATCGGGACCGTTCCGTCGTCGCAGCGATCCAAAGGTGTCGACGGGCAGTCAGGAACGGGGGTCCTTGACAAGCTCCTTCGTGAGCTGGGTCCTGACAGTAACCTTGGGAAGTAAGACTTCTGGACCGGGTGATGTACCAACTTCCGCCATTGAGTTGGGATGACAGTGGCAGTGGGGCGAAGCGAAGCGAAGAGCAATGGCTGAAGAACGCAGCACAGTGCCTTCGGTGCCTAGGCAAGCGCAGGTGAAGAGATGACGGTGATGAGAGGACCCCCTGCAAAGTGATGCTCCTTGTTGGACCTGGGCGCGTAAATGAGGCTTGCTGATGGAACCCCGCGAGGGCCTATCAGGCAAATCGGAGGCGAGCAACGTCGATGCGTCCTGCGATTGGCCAACAGCCACGAGGGCCTTGGAATGCAGCCGCATGTTTTGAGGAATCGGGGAAAGAGGTCAAGTCAGGGTTGGGCCGCAGAATAGGCCGGGTGGGAGTGTGTCGCACAGCATATCTCGGCCTTTTTTGCGTTGTCTTGCAACAAACTCGACCGCATGGCTGCGTACACCCCCAGGCCGTGCCCGTTGCAAGCCGTATCGACCCACCCCACTAAGAAGTCCATTCAATGTGTAGCCTGGCCGATAGACTATCGTGGGAATGGCTGTCCCATCTTATGCACTTGCCTGTCTGACGGAAAACTTCTGTTCGCTCACTggagctggccaaggtcCAGTGACTTGGACTTCATGCAGTGTGACGTGAATTCCAGAAACAGaaaagggggaggagaaagTGAAAGGCGGTTGTCTACCTGTCCATGGGTCCGTTGAGACCAGCGACTCGGCCTGGGCCTTCCATTGCTCCGAGCTGTAGCATCGACAGCGTTCCACTCAACCAAGGCATGCGAGTGTCCATTTCAATCCAGTCTGATATGCAGGTCCACAGCTTCAAGGCGACGATAGGTGTCTTCGTCTTCACTGGCCGCGCCTCGTTTGAACTAGTGGCAGGATTTGGCGTCTTCGAATCCGACTTTTGACCAGTCATCTCGTGTTTATCGGCCACATCACCGTCCGACCGTGGGGGTAAGGATGAAGACATGGCGAGAGTGGTGATGAGCAGGCGGATTGATGTGAAAGCAAGGAAAGACCATTGTACGAGTGACCAGAACGCCCTCTGGATGGACCAGCTGCGGCGAACTAGTTTGGGGACCGCGGGAGTTGATCCGCCCGGCAAAGCCTCCGTGACCCCTTCTTCGATGGGATCCGCTCCCCCCCTTGCAAGGACTCTGGTGAGAATGATGAGACATTCGTAGATGAGCCAGGGTTGCGAGAGTCTATTGACGAGAACATTTCCAATGATGAGCTCGGAGAAGATTTGGCCGACCAGGGAGGTCAGGCAGTCGTTCTCAAGGTCCTCGGTTGGTAGGAGAACAGCCAAGACGCCTTGCACCAATAGCTGGCGATAGGCCGCTTCGTTTTCTTGCTGATTTGTGACAGACGAAGGGTCTTCTGGGCGAGGTATAGGCGACAAAGGGGCCAGAGGGCAAAGCGAATGATAAACTTCTCGAGGGTCTATTTCGGTCGGAGGCCTGGAAACCGGATCATGCGCCGCGCGGTAAGCTGTTGAACACTGTCAGCGAAAAATGCCTCGATACCTGCACGTCTTCGTCCCACCTAGGATGTGCCTGTCCAGCAAGTCAGGCAGCTCATCAAACAAGAGGCTTTCCAAGTCGACCTTTCGTAGCCGTTGCTCCAAAGCTCTCGTGCAGTGTGCGATTATCTGAACGACTTCGTTGACAAAAGTGTCATCGGCTGTGATCTTGCTGTACCACGTCTGCACATACTCCTTCAAAACAACCGCAATGAGTGCGTATAGTTGCAGATCGACATCGTTCCGGCTAGTCAGGGGTGGtagcagctcctcgatggGGGCTGGGGTGGCCCTGCCCCTTTCAGCCAGATGCTTGGAGCAAAGGACGCGACGgatgaaggcggcggtggctttATCGGAGAGGAAATCTGTCGGTGTAGACCGGGCGGATCGGCGAGCGGAAGGATTGCCCTGTAGCGGAGGACGGGATCGGTCGCCGCCTGGCGTAGACAGAGGCGTTGGGATGTTCGGGGCCGGGTTGGTCGAGAAGCTTACTGTCGCGGGGGCTTTCGGGCGAGGCGTCGGGGCGCGAGAGG encodes:
- a CDS encoding Putative Phox-associated domain-containing protein, producing the protein MAAAVATSRAPTPRPKAPATVSFSTNPAPNIPTPLSTPGGDRSRPPLQGNPSARRSARSTPTDFLSDKATAAFIRRVLCSKHLAERGRATPAPIEELLPPLTSRNDVDLQLYALIAVVLKEYVQTWYSKITADDTFVNEVVQIIAHCTRALEQRLRKVDLESLLFDELPDLLDRHILAYRAAHDPVSRPPTEIDPREVYHSLCPLAPLSPIPRPEDPSSVTNQQENEAAYRQLLVQGVLAVLLPTEDLENDCLTSLVGQIFSELIIGNVLVNRLSQPWLIYECLIILTRVLARGGADPIEEGVTEALPGGSTPAVPKLVRRSWSIQRAFWSLVQWSFLAFTSIRLLITTLAMSSSLPPRSDGDVADKHEMTGQKSDSKTPNPATSSNEARPVKTKTPIVALKLWTCISDWIEMDTRMPWLSGTLSMLQLGAMEGPGRVAGLNGPMDRLISHTIHQRILDASYLPTLLRSTRAALFPNNAPGVSTLVAPSSDDELRVLRRRCASALLARLPPWLANLYLGGRGLGLRWQPDPPSKTVATASRVSEAGSSGKVDNGGGEGADGIANNDDDTLSDSDGESGDWRQMLSEIENGILDVFSDEYCNKHLVYSVLELVLVRLMPELTEKGIVELWEERLSL
- a CDS encoding Putative HTH CenpB-type DNA-binding domain, Homeobox-like domain superfamily, with protein sequence MNHSIMGAATMDQDNHLVQDEDSHMAHNHTFGNDGWSDMSPYGHQNGLSDYGGFAFMPTVSHGLPSESIGRMAPPPAPVQPMQSHQQSHAQLPMLMIPSQPTWPSMLTNPNSYSAPPLGMAPIVAPAPSRPTTRLPNGPQPQQRRVLSDDDRKKMCQYAAEHPNVKQTDIGAMFGVERSTVSKVLRNKEKYLNPEADRSQSPAGRRHNKGKFPDIDRAVAAWVRKQQQAGLTPSDDEILDQAKHFSRTTNGAEASLLKSINTTWLERFKQRNILVSGKLLRRASETNITDHAKLSGSPSLGASAVSPASPTGHPSPLSADRSDEDAVHGLGFVGYGEGGAYKHTNSQSTTSLNSALTDTGNSSFSGSALSPTATFTFSPDPNTGQFLANDPSRQLHGGAGSNFQRPRSQTFPTLDIEYMNQVGATESMTPKYHPASTAPSSALESPVHEMAAPHFCLDTAISSSPHLHHSSSNSSMAGRSTTTPAGSSPTSPTQEDARKAADTLLSYIQSNSGGALLDQTEYMMMIRLTEKLRLQQHQLVKTGAPQSLGILDRIPEGDTEMLPQHPPPMHLETKSEPVVTQ